One genomic window of Gracilinema caldarium DSM 7334 includes the following:
- a CDS encoding CinA family protein produces MTSTIAFKVFEALQNNKLTLVCVESCTVGLIAATLGAIPGISSVLWGSFVCYQNAAKQKMLNIDENAIKQFGPVSKPIAEAMAIGALQHSTADIALAITGIAGPESDETGIPVGTLWISVVKRGMEPVSTEYHVRGSRQRIRKQGTKKALEMILQILGS; encoded by the coding sequence ATGACAAGTACTATTGCGTTCAAAGTATTCGAAGCACTACAAAATAACAAGTTAACATTAGTCTGTGTAGAATCCTGTACTGTCGGACTTATAGCAGCCACATTAGGAGCTATTCCTGGTATTTCGTCAGTGTTATGGGGAAGTTTTGTTTGTTATCAGAATGCTGCGAAGCAAAAAATGCTGAATATTGATGAAAATGCCATTAAACAATTTGGACCGGTAAGCAAACCTATTGCTGAAGCCATGGCGATAGGAGCGTTACAGCATAGTACCGCTGATATTGCCCTGGCAATAACTGGAATTGCCGGTCCTGAATCTGATGAAACAGGAATTCCAGTTGGAACCCTTTGGATTAGTGTCGTAAAACGTGGAATGGAACCGGTGAGCACAGAATATCATGTAAGGGGGAGTCGACAGAGAATACGAAAACAGGGAACAAAGAAGGCATTGGAAATGATACTGCAAATCCTTGGTTCTTGA
- a CDS encoding tetratricopeptide repeat protein, translated as MISEEKKKVLELFAEGRRYYKLMDFSKALQFFSDALRVDPNDGPSKVYYLRCKHYIDNPPPEDWDGVFVMTTK; from the coding sequence ATGATTTCTGAAGAAAAAAAGAAGGTCTTGGAGCTTTTTGCAGAGGGGAGACGGTATTATAAATTGATGGATTTTTCCAAGGCCCTGCAATTTTTTTCCGATGCGTTGCGTGTCGATCCTAATGATGGTCCTTCCAAGGTTTATTATTTACGGTGCAAACATTATATAGATAATCCACCCCCTGAAGATTGGGATGGTGTATTTGTTATGACAACGAAATAG
- a CDS encoding response regulator transcription factor: MDARKKILIVDDEQINLEFFDVMLSKLGFHVEKAENGLEALEKVRKCTPDLIILDNIMPKMSGWEVTKTLKNTPDYQAYKEIPIIMFSAMDDVKDKVEGFELGVDDYITKPYNFSEVLARIRAVLRNRELFSQIATRERQLVLSEELNRELKRLLEACAASVKGIETAAQQIQFAEGQVPDSDKIKKMLEVIRSSSDSLKHQLAELDAKIAQVEKEKEKIKQHEIELKTLQHQFRKSLHQE; the protein is encoded by the coding sequence ATGGATGCACGAAAGAAAATATTAATTGTTGACGATGAACAGATTAACCTCGAATTTTTTGATGTGATGCTTTCAAAACTTGGTTTCCATGTCGAAAAGGCAGAAAATGGCCTGGAAGCCCTGGAGAAGGTACGAAAATGCACTCCAGACCTCATCATTCTCGATAATATCATGCCCAAAATGTCAGGATGGGAGGTTACTAAAACCTTAAAAAATACTCCTGATTATCAGGCTTATAAAGAAATACCTATCATCATGTTTTCAGCTATGGATGATGTAAAGGATAAAGTAGAGGGGTTTGAACTCGGTGTGGATGATTATATAACTAAACCCTATAACTTTTCTGAAGTACTAGCTAGAATTCGTGCGGTTTTACGGAATCGGGAACTCTTTTCCCAGATTGCGACTCGGGAACGGCAACTTGTGTTAAGCGAGGAACTTAATCGTGAATTGAAGCGTTTGCTTGAGGCTTGTGCTGCATCCGTGAAGGGAATAGAAACCGCAGCTCAGCAGATACAGTTCGCAGAAGGACAGGTTCCGGATTCTGATAAGATTAAAAAAATGCTTGAAGTTATTCGTTCAAGTTCTGATTCTCTTAAACATCAACTGGCGGAATTGGATGCTAAGATAGCACAAGTAGAAAAAGAAAAAGAAAAAATTAAACAGCATGAAATTGAACTTAAGACTCTCCAACATCAGTTCAGGAAGAGTCTGCATCAGGAATAA
- a CDS encoding RrF2 family transcriptional regulator, translating to MRITTRGRYALRATLALARLSMDGSPVSISRLSEKEQISSVFLEQIFFKLRKAGIVESIRGPGGGFKISQPLDQITIKNVLDAAGEGLVLSPCGNIKKSCSHLNDCISYAIWAEATELVNNFFSSMTLGSIIKKYSAQFDNNIASCKD from the coding sequence ATGCGAATAACAACTCGAGGTAGATACGCCCTTCGGGCAACATTGGCCTTAGCACGGCTCAGTATGGATGGCTCACCGGTTTCAATCAGTCGATTATCAGAGAAAGAACAAATTTCCTCGGTATTTCTTGAACAGATATTCTTTAAATTACGAAAAGCAGGGATTGTAGAATCGATTCGTGGACCAGGTGGTGGGTTTAAAATCTCACAACCTCTCGACCAAATTACTATTAAAAATGTACTGGATGCGGCTGGCGAAGGGCTTGTTCTGTCTCCTTGCGGAAATATAAAAAAAAGTTGCAGCCATCTCAATGATTGTATTTCCTATGCCATTTGGGCAGAAGCAACAGAATTAGTAAATAATTTCTTTTCTAGTATGACCTTAGGATCTATTATAAAAAAGTATAGCGCCCAGTTTGACAACAATATTGCCTCATGTAAGGACTGA
- the rpmE gene encoding 50S ribosomal protein L31, translating into MKEGIHPKYELTKITCACGNVIETRSTVKDIHVEICSACHPFFTGKQKLVDTAGRIERFRKKFNIKE; encoded by the coding sequence ATGAAAGAGGGTATCCACCCCAAGTATGAGTTGACAAAAATCACCTGTGCTTGTGGCAACGTCATTGAAACTCGCTCTACAGTAAAGGATATTCATGTGGAAATTTGCTCTGCATGCCATCCTTTCTTTACGGGCAAACAGAAGCTGGTTGATACAGCCGGACGTATCGAACGGTTCCGGAAGAAGTTCAACATTAAAGAATAA
- the rho gene encoding transcription termination factor Rho, with the protein MIETEDSENSENHQNNETGETSEDGETTSSEVQNEPAEKTVVIRTRSRRKSEVSEPSSRDTTDVPVQLEVTQTTDTNEPQQSDSELSTPQSHTGMRPRGRRPFDRSHSGGHGIQDGTGQRSETVLPPLGRPTVVMPDIYGRPEPRNDQDNGKPRLSINELTRLNMKDLRELANFYGISHEDMVTLKKQEIIFSILKAHTERGGIIYAYGSLEILPDGYGFLRSPQNSYLPGPDDIYISPSQIRLFALKTGDTVFGQIRSPKEGERFFAMLRVETVNYDDPAVAQSRIPFDNLTPLYPNEKLNLETTTEEISTRIINLFCPIGKGQRALIVAPPRTGKTIMMQKIANAITRNHPEVYLIVLLIDERPEEVTDMERTVRAEVISSTFDEQATRHVQVAEMVLEKAKRLVEHKKDVVILLDSITRLARAYNQTVPTSGKILSGGVDSNALHKPKRFFGAARNIEEGGSLTIISTALVETGSRMDEVIFEEFKGTGNMEINLDRRISDRRLFPAINIKKSGTRKEELLLTEEELQKIWVLRKVINPMDDIEIIELLIDRMKKSKNNEAFLRSMNTGTAAMD; encoded by the coding sequence ATGATCGAAACGGAAGACAGCGAGAATTCTGAAAATCATCAAAATAATGAAACTGGTGAAACTAGTGAAGACGGTGAAACCACCTCCAGTGAAGTACAAAATGAACCTGCAGAAAAAACCGTTGTGATACGGACCCGTTCCAGGCGTAAGTCTGAAGTGTCTGAGCCATCTTCCAGGGACACTACAGATGTTCCTGTCCAATTAGAAGTTACACAAACCACAGATACTAACGAGCCTCAACAAAGTGATTCAGAACTCTCAACGCCTCAATCCCACACAGGTATGAGACCAAGAGGTCGCAGACCCTTTGATCGCAGCCACTCTGGAGGACATGGGATTCAGGATGGAACGGGTCAACGGTCCGAAACAGTGTTACCACCCTTGGGCCGGCCTACTGTTGTAATGCCCGATATTTATGGTCGTCCTGAACCTCGAAATGATCAGGATAATGGGAAACCCCGGCTGTCTATAAATGAACTTACCCGGCTTAACATGAAGGATCTTCGGGAACTGGCCAATTTTTATGGTATTTCCCATGAAGATATGGTCACCCTGAAGAAGCAGGAAATTATTTTTTCTATTCTGAAAGCACATACGGAGCGGGGCGGTATTATTTATGCTTATGGTTCTCTGGAAATACTTCCCGATGGATATGGCTTCCTGAGAAGTCCCCAGAATTCCTACCTTCCTGGTCCTGATGATATTTATATTAGTCCAAGCCAGATTCGGCTTTTTGCCTTAAAAACTGGTGATACTGTTTTTGGTCAGATCCGGAGTCCTAAGGAAGGGGAGCGGTTCTTTGCTATGCTGCGGGTCGAAACGGTAAACTATGATGATCCCGCAGTTGCTCAAAGCCGTATACCCTTTGATAACCTGACCCCTCTGTATCCAAACGAAAAGCTGAACCTGGAAACTACCACTGAAGAAATATCAACCCGGATTATAAATCTGTTCTGTCCGATCGGTAAGGGCCAGCGAGCTCTGATTGTAGCACCGCCTCGGACCGGTAAGACCATTATGATGCAGAAGATTGCCAATGCAATTACCCGGAATCACCCTGAGGTATATCTCATTGTTCTTTTAATTGATGAACGGCCTGAGGAAGTAACCGATATGGAACGAACCGTTCGGGCCGAGGTTATTTCCTCTACCTTTGATGAACAGGCTACCCGACATGTTCAGGTGGCTGAAATGGTTCTTGAAAAGGCAAAACGTCTGGTGGAGCATAAAAAAGATGTAGTCATACTCCTAGACTCCATTACCCGCCTTGCTCGAGCCTATAACCAGACCGTGCCAACATCGGGAAAGATACTTTCCGGTGGTGTGGATTCCAACGCCCTTCACAAGCCAAAACGGTTCTTTGGTGCAGCCAGGAACATTGAGGAAGGTGGAAGCCTTACCATTATTTCCACCGCCCTGGTTGAAACCGGCAGCCGTATGGATGAGGTCATTTTCGAAGAATTTAAAGGTACCGGTAATATGGAAATTAACCTGGACCGGCGCATTTCTGACCGGCGGCTCTTTCCTGCCATCAATATTAAAAAATCAGGTACCAGAAAAGAAGAGCTACTCCTAACGGAAGAAGAACTTCAGAAAATTTGGGTACTCCGTAAGGTAATTAACCCCATGGATGACATAGAAATTATCGAGCTCCTTATTGACAGGATGAAGAAAAGTAAGAATAATGAAGCGTTCCTGCGGTCTATGAATACAGGCACCGCAGCAATGGATTAG
- the rpsT gene encoding 30S ribosomal protein S20 → MATKQSSAEKRHRQSEERRLRNKAVKSAVRTSVKKFVTAVQKKDTVEAEASFKEMIKKLDSAAQKGIINKKAAARKKSRMQILLNNSKSA, encoded by the coding sequence TTGGCAACAAAGCAGTCTTCTGCCGAAAAAAGGCATCGGCAAAGTGAAGAGCGCAGACTTCGCAATAAGGCGGTAAAAAGCGCTGTTCGTACTAGTGTAAAGAAATTTGTAACCGCAGTTCAGAAAAAGGATACTGTCGAAGCTGAGGCATCCTTTAAAGAAATGATTAAGAAGCTTGACAGCGCTGCCCAGAAGGGTATCATCAATAAGAAAGCTGCGGCTCGCAAAAAGTCTCGCATGCAGATCCTTTTAAACAATTCAAAATCTGCATAG
- a CDS encoding HU family DNA-binding protein — MAGSKLTKADIIDSVYQKTGMDKKDIHGVIDSVLEVIKQGLMDGQVVELRGFGTFEIRLRKGRQKARNPKTGATVSVSSHGVAAFRPGKELKKGVWNITTLNAGSGVGGDDT; from the coding sequence ATGGCCGGATCTAAGCTTACCAAAGCGGACATCATTGATTCAGTGTATCAAAAAACTGGCATGGATAAAAAAGATATCCATGGGGTCATCGACTCAGTGCTTGAAGTTATTAAGCAGGGTCTTATGGATGGACAGGTTGTAGAACTGCGGGGCTTTGGTACCTTTGAGATTCGACTCCGGAAGGGACGTCAAAAAGCCCGAAACCCGAAGACCGGTGCCACTGTATCTGTTTCTTCTCATGGTGTGGCCGCTTTTCGTCCTGGAAAGGAATTAAAAAAGGGTGTATGGAATATTACGACACTCAATGCCGGGTCAGGGGTCGGCGGAGATGATACATGA
- the lnt gene encoding apolipoprotein N-acyltransferase: MMPSVKRQLIKNNFFNIVLILLAAVLFALSFPNLLTAQGIPFLAWVSYAPVFYLISRISLGASFIWGALYGYTAYGLFNYWLSVFHPLAGLIVGCIYLTYFALLFPLLKLSEKSFPQKYYLVQWLLWLAYEYLRTQGFLGYSYGITGYSQWAMIPLIQIASLFGVWAVSALVVFPSAYVARLLVFLKSSSEKSIMQFVKQEWLTLSLWIIALFISLMYGYNAQVSYKEAPVARLALIQHNSDPWRGGIAAYRQNFNNLKRLSLEAVSQEKKPDFVVWSETAFVPRIYWHKTYRDDPESYELVKDLLDFLATQDIPYVIGNDDARKEITEDGIWDRVDYNAVLLFHKGEEQAVYRKMHLVPFTEHFPYKKQLPLVYEALRNADTHFWKKGTEITVFESNGITFSTPICFEDTFGYISRRFVNHGAQLIVNLTNDAWSKSLPAQMQHATMAVFRAIENRRSVVRSTASGQTCAIDPNGRILAMAPAFTETQLTVDVPLLSVSTWYTKYGDILAQLFVVLAVICMIIGIIRLTIRACHRTI; this comes from the coding sequence ATGATGCCGTCTGTAAAACGGCAGTTAATTAAAAATAATTTTTTTAATATAGTATTAATCCTTTTAGCAGCGGTCCTATTTGCTCTTTCTTTTCCTAATCTTTTAACAGCTCAAGGTATTCCTTTTCTGGCATGGGTTTCCTATGCTCCAGTTTTTTATCTTATTTCCAGAATAAGTTTGGGTGCTTCTTTTATATGGGGTGCCTTATATGGATACACTGCCTATGGTTTATTTAATTATTGGCTTAGTGTATTTCATCCTCTGGCTGGTCTCATTGTTGGTTGTATCTATCTTACCTATTTTGCACTATTGTTTCCCTTGCTTAAACTTTCTGAAAAGTCATTCCCTCAGAAATATTATCTTGTACAATGGCTTCTCTGGTTAGCCTATGAATATCTGCGAACTCAGGGGTTTCTAGGGTATTCCTATGGTATTACCGGATATTCCCAATGGGCAATGATTCCACTTATTCAAATAGCATCTCTTTTCGGGGTCTGGGCTGTTTCAGCCTTAGTTGTATTTCCTTCGGCCTATGTAGCAAGATTACTGGTGTTTCTAAAGAGTAGTAGTGAGAAATCTATCATGCAATTTGTAAAACAAGAATGGTTAACCCTTTCTCTCTGGATAATAGCTCTTTTTATAAGCCTCATGTATGGTTATAACGCTCAGGTTTCATACAAGGAAGCCCCGGTTGCTCGTCTTGCCCTGATACAGCACAATTCGGATCCATGGCGAGGGGGTATAGCGGCATATAGGCAGAATTTTAATAACCTGAAACGGCTCTCCCTCGAAGCGGTGAGCCAGGAAAAGAAACCTGATTTTGTCGTCTGGTCTGAAACAGCCTTTGTTCCGCGGATTTATTGGCATAAGACCTATAGGGACGACCCAGAATCCTATGAACTGGTGAAGGATTTACTGGATTTTCTTGCTACCCAAGATATCCCCTATGTTATTGGAAATGACGATGCTCGAAAAGAAATAACCGAAGATGGCATCTGGGATCGGGTAGATTACAATGCGGTATTACTTTTTCATAAGGGAGAAGAACAAGCGGTATATCGGAAAATGCATCTTGTTCCTTTTACCGAGCATTTTCCTTACAAAAAACAGCTTCCCCTAGTGTATGAAGCCCTTCGCAATGCGGATACCCATTTTTGGAAAAAGGGAACCGAAATAACAGTATTTGAGAGTAATGGAATTACATTTTCAACACCGATTTGTTTCGAAGATACCTTTGGATATATTTCACGGCGCTTTGTGAATCACGGCGCTCAACTTATTGTTAATCTTACCAACGACGCCTGGTCGAAAAGTTTGCCAGCTCAAATGCAACATGCCACAATGGCCGTTTTCCGTGCAATTGAAAACCGACGTTCGGTGGTCAGGTCGACCGCTTCCGGCCAAACCTGTGCTATCGATCCAAATGGAAGGATACTTGCAATGGCTCCTGCTTTTACTGAGACTCAACTAACTGTGGATGTCCCTTTACTTTCCGTAAGCACCTGGTATACAAAGTATGGGGATATTCTTGCTCAGCTCTTTGTCGTACTAGCGGTGATCTGCATGATTATTGGTATCATAAGATTGACAATACGGGCCTGTCATAGGACAATATGA
- a CDS encoding RelA/SpoT domain-containing protein, with protein sequence MKEHSWFPDRGTLQKEFDTTYHNRVLIVEDLKSRLEEVLHTMRPRPTVKGRAKSFQSYYKKYIRLLQQQKDKTKKPVINDLVGIRIVCTFIEDISSVETAIQNAFQITEVERKGSNYSFKEFGYESTHILIKIPEDIIKKRGKAGCEIAEIQVRTILQDAWAEVEHELVYKAEFTPFDEPMKRKLAAVNASLSLADIVFQEIRDYQRQLNRELGKRRESFFKKIEEATDGLLFKEELATEERHSRTTFKLEPSKGGESIDDLLLDALYAHNNENFDKAVALYTRILQANPNDYVKSIIYKHRGMAHFAQSRYEEAIEDFTHSLLYDQSSYKAAYYRAVVKSVLQQYSEAIDDFSLALQINPYQFFALYRRGQAYYHLGDIPKALADCENALLIEPDNESALRFRDLLLKKLNE encoded by the coding sequence ATGAAAGAACATTCTTGGTTTCCTGACAGAGGAACATTGCAAAAAGAATTTGATACAACATACCATAACCGGGTACTCATTGTAGAGGATCTTAAAAGCCGGCTCGAAGAAGTTCTGCATACAATGCGGCCCAGACCGACCGTAAAGGGAAGGGCAAAAAGTTTTCAAAGCTATTATAAAAAATATATTAGGCTGCTTCAGCAACAGAAGGATAAAACAAAAAAGCCGGTTATTAATGACCTTGTGGGGATCCGTATTGTTTGCACTTTTATCGAAGATATTTCATCTGTTGAAACGGCCATACAAAATGCTTTTCAGATAACCGAAGTAGAACGGAAGGGATCTAATTATTCTTTTAAGGAATTTGGGTATGAGTCTACCCATATTCTTATCAAAATCCCGGAAGATATCATAAAAAAACGAGGGAAAGCTGGCTGTGAGATTGCGGAAATTCAGGTACGGACTATACTCCAGGATGCCTGGGCCGAAGTTGAGCACGAACTGGTCTACAAAGCTGAATTTACTCCCTTCGATGAACCTATGAAACGGAAGCTGGCCGCTGTGAATGCCAGCCTTTCACTGGCGGATATTGTATTCCAGGAAATCCGGGATTATCAACGGCAATTGAATCGGGAACTGGGAAAACGGCGGGAAAGCTTCTTTAAAAAGATCGAAGAAGCCACCGATGGTCTTTTGTTTAAAGAAGAACTTGCTACCGAAGAGCGACACTCCAGGACCACCTTTAAATTAGAACCTTCGAAAGGAGGTGAGTCTATTGATGACCTTCTCCTCGACGCCCTCTATGCCCATAACAATGAGAATTTCGATAAGGCTGTTGCTCTCTATACCCGTATTTTACAGGCCAATCCTAATGATTATGTGAAGTCGATTATATACAAACATCGCGGTATGGCCCATTTTGCTCAGTCCCGATATGAAGAGGCTATTGAAGATTTTACCCATTCTTTGCTCTATGACCAGAGTTCTTACAAAGCGGCTTATTACCGGGCGGTCGTAAAATCGGTGCTCCAGCAATACAGCGAGGCAATCGATGACTTTAGCCTGGCCTTGCAAATTAATCCCTACCAATTCTTTGCTCTGTACCGGAGAGGCCAGGCCTATTATCATCTTGGAGATATTCCAAAGGCTCTGGCAGATTGTGAGAATGCCCTTTTAATAGAACCAGATAACGAATCGGCCCTTCGATTCAGGGATCTGCTTCTTAAAAAATTAAACGAATAG
- a CDS encoding bactofilin family protein, producing MVKNTTKNDVKRKVSSADNGLDNPVTTFGKETRYSGYLRFKDTLCIKGVFKGTIEGQGSLIVDKDAVVEVDHLSVVSLIVEGTVRGEIIAVDKVDMLPGSVVQGDVTANRLRIADGVMFEGRCSMTDKEDYIEIFSRPTEEIKAELRRSISLQ from the coding sequence ATGGTTAAAAACACAACTAAGAACGATGTGAAACGTAAGGTTTCTAGCGCTGATAATGGTCTCGATAATCCTGTAACGACCTTTGGTAAGGAAACACGGTATTCAGGGTATCTGAGGTTTAAAGATACCCTTTGTATTAAAGGTGTTTTTAAAGGTACCATTGAAGGTCAGGGGTCCCTTATAGTGGATAAGGATGCTGTGGTAGAGGTCGATCATCTTTCTGTAGTATCCCTTATTGTTGAGGGGACTGTTCGTGGAGAGATTATCGCTGTGGATAAGGTTGATATGCTTCCAGGATCGGTAGTTCAAGGAGATGTAACTGCAAACCGATTAAGAATTGCCGATGGTGTGATGTTTGAAGGCCGATGTAGTATGACCGATAAGGAAGACTATATAGAAATATTCTCACGGCCCACTGAAGAAATAAAAGCTGAATTAAGGCGATCAATTTCTTTACAATGA
- a CDS encoding helicase C-terminal domain-containing protein, with the protein MRSDKRLSSEAIEILREEIADANGNEVFALGFLDATGMVDRIKIAARGHESAVLALPVYYEDADVLIHNHPSGLLSPSDNDLAIASRAAEAGLGSFIVNNEVSRLYVVAEPIPKKEKKILDEDKLVSALEPGGAIANRLSKYESRPSQLDLMRLIIKGFNTDAIVCAEAGTGVGKSFAYLLPAMAYAILNKERVLISTATITLQQQLYEKDIPLVAGILKKPVKAVLIKGRSNYLCFRRLQDALHEGDLDLEQQAEQLEAIVRWSETTSTGSKSELPFVPDETLWSRICSEPDLCLAMHCPERERCFVQALKREAADAQILVVNHHLLFADLSARSDGAGYEQTVVLPPYQRIIVDEAHTMEHSATSFFSETFSRMSLMRLMNRLYRKKRMQSYGLAVRLASFLDTDQFLETIDGAIQTVKASMDQLDMAAQTLLGTEGVFRLTSEKKQLVSAQLLPAMRELRQSISKLCGTLHNALETLHEDLQDDPLIWELKAIIRRIEQIGSIAGSFIEFEEKGESVFYIELMNGRRNDGFARFSITPIVIATSLQEALWSQFKTIICVSATLTIDNRFDYWKRRVGLEFETDRNVLSGIFPSPFPYDRAVLLAAPTDSPLPDEAGYDAFVNTAVSRLIAASGGSALVLFTSYTALKQAYEYAREELQGLGIRCLKQGDQDRSRLLQDFLQDESSVLFATDSFWEGVDAPGNTLRLVILCRLPFRIPSDPVYEARCEALEREGRSAFMELSLPEAVMKLKQGFGRLMRTSSDHGVVAILDGRILKKRYGSLFIRSLPETRQAFGDFDLILEKTETFLQNR; encoded by the coding sequence ATGCGGTCTGATAAAAGGCTTAGCTCCGAAGCAATAGAGATACTCCGCGAAGAAATTGCCGATGCCAATGGAAATGAGGTCTTCGCCCTAGGTTTTCTGGATGCTACAGGTATGGTTGACCGTATCAAGATTGCTGCCCGGGGACATGAGTCGGCTGTTTTAGCCCTGCCGGTTTACTATGAAGATGCGGATGTGCTTATCCATAACCATCCTTCGGGCCTGCTCAGTCCCAGCGATAATGATTTAGCCATTGCTTCCAGGGCCGCAGAGGCCGGCCTAGGCTCTTTTATCGTGAATAATGAGGTAAGCCGGCTCTATGTGGTTGCAGAACCAATCCCAAAGAAGGAAAAGAAAATCCTCGATGAGGATAAGCTGGTATCCGCCCTTGAACCCGGCGGCGCAATAGCAAATCGTCTCTCCAAATATGAAAGCCGGCCAAGCCAGCTCGACCTGATGCGGCTTATTATAAAAGGTTTTAATACTGATGCTATTGTCTGTGCTGAAGCAGGCACCGGGGTAGGAAAGTCCTTTGCCTACTTACTGCCGGCCATGGCCTATGCCATATTAAATAAGGAACGGGTCCTTATTTCCACTGCCACCATAACCCTTCAGCAGCAGCTCTATGAAAAGGATATTCCGCTGGTTGCAGGGATACTCAAAAAGCCGGTAAAAGCCGTTCTTATTAAAGGCCGGTCCAACTATCTCTGCTTTCGGCGTCTTCAGGATGCCCTCCATGAGGGGGATCTGGACCTGGAACAGCAGGCCGAACAGCTCGAGGCCATAGTTCGCTGGTCAGAAACCACCAGCACAGGCAGTAAGTCCGAATTACCCTTTGTGCCCGACGAGACCCTCTGGTCCCGTATCTGTTCTGAACCGGACCTTTGTCTTGCCATGCATTGCCCCGAACGGGAACGCTGTTTTGTCCAGGCCCTGAAACGGGAAGCCGCCGATGCCCAGATTCTGGTGGTGAACCATCACCTGCTCTTTGCAGACCTCTCTGCCCGAAGTGATGGGGCGGGCTATGAGCAGACCGTGGTCCTGCCTCCCTATCAGCGGATTATTGTGGACGAAGCCCACACCATGGAACATTCGGCCACATCCTTCTTTTCAGAAACCTTCAGCCGTATGAGCCTGATGCGCCTTATGAACCGGCTCTACCGTAAAAAACGGATGCAAAGCTATGGTCTCGCAGTTCGCCTCGCCTCCTTCCTCGATACGGACCAATTCCTGGAAACCATCGATGGGGCGATACAAACCGTCAAAGCATCCATGGATCAGCTTGATATGGCCGCCCAGACGCTGCTGGGTACTGAAGGGGTGTTTCGCCTTACCTCTGAAAAGAAACAGCTTGTAAGTGCCCAATTACTCCCTGCCATGAGGGAACTGCGGCAGTCCATCTCTAAGCTCTGCGGAACCTTGCATAATGCTCTGGAAACCTTGCATGAGGACCTTCAGGATGACCCCCTGATCTGGGAACTCAAGGCAATCATCAGGAGAATTGAGCAAATCGGAAGCATCGCGGGCTCCTTTATCGAATTTGAAGAGAAGGGCGAATCGGTTTTTTATATTGAGTTGATGAATGGCCGCCGCAATGATGGGTTTGCCCGTTTTTCTATAACACCTATTGTTATTGCTACATCCCTTCAGGAAGCACTGTGGAGCCAGTTTAAGACCATTATTTGTGTTTCGGCCACCCTTACCATCGATAACCGTTTCGATTACTGGAAGCGAAGGGTGGGGCTGGAGTTTGAGACGGACCGAAACGTGTTAAGCGGCATATTTCCCTCTCCCTTTCCCTATGACAGGGCGGTGCTTCTGGCCGCACCTACCGACAGTCCCCTGCCCGATGAAGCAGGATATGATGCTTTCGTTAATACAGCGGTGAGCCGGCTTATTGCCGCCTCAGGCGGATCAGCCCTGGTTCTTTTTACATCGTATACAGCCCTCAAACAGGCCTATGAATATGCGCGGGAGGAACTCCAGGGACTTGGAATCCGCTGTCTTAAACAGGGTGACCAGGACCGGTCAAGGCTCCTGCAAGATTTTCTGCAGGATGAAAGCAGTGTGCTCTTTGCAACCGATTCATTCTGGGAAGGGGTAGATGCCCCGGGAAACACCTTACGGCTGGTTATTCTCTGCCGGCTCCCCTTCCGTATTCCCAGCGACCCGGTATATGAAGCCCGCTGTGAAGCCCTTGAAAGGGAAGGGCGCAGTGCCTTTATGGAGTTGTCCCTGCCCGAAGCGGTGATGAAACTGAAACAGGGCTTTGGCCGACTGATGCGTACTTCCTCCGATCATGGGGTGGTTGCGATTCTCGATGGACGCATATTAAAAAAGCGTTATGGCAGTTTATTTATCCGATCCCTGCCGGAAACCCGGCAGGCTTTTGGAGACTTTGATTTAATTTTAGAAAAAACAGAAACCTTTCTGCAAAACCGCTGA